Genomic DNA from Canis aureus isolate CA01 chromosome 4, VMU_Caureus_v.1.0, whole genome shotgun sequence:
CAACATGATTTGATTTCAGATAAACACACACATCAGAGCAGAGTTACTTCTAAGACAATAGTGGAGATGTACAGAGCTAAGAGAGTGATGGCATAATAATTGTAGATAAATGAGATGAAAGAAAACATGTGGTTTTGTCTGACTTGTCTTTATAACTGTCTCCATCATCCACACTGAGCTAATGAGTTACTGGAAGGAATCTCAGAGATCATATATCCATGAACCACTAAGTAACTAGGATATAGTGAAGTCAAATGGTTTGCTCAATGTGTGAAAGCCATACCTAGAACCAGCTCTTTTGCCTTCGAAAGTATTTCTTACAACTtgacatttattcatgataacaGATGAGAAATATGTTAACATTTTCTAAGAACTGCAAGGAAAGCCACAATATGAACCCAAAGTATTTCAAATATAACTAAGTATAAGTAAGTGGGTCTAAAAGTAGGAAAATTTTTTTAGCAATTTTGTTACCATGTTCTATACTGACATAAAAGGCAGATAAGATATAGGAGTAAGGTGGTAAGAGCTActgggaaaaaagaaaccatCCTGCCCAcctctaaacaaacaaataactgCAGGCAAGGAACTCTGAGCATCTGAGAATGTCAATACTTTTGTGCTCTTTTAACTGGGCCCCAGTGTGATCAGAGGAGATGGACAAAATGAATTCTGTAAGAAGGTTTGGGAAAAAGAAGGCAATCTATCTTGTGAATTAAGGAAAGTAAGTTCTCACAAAGAGGAGGGccaggggaaaaaagggaaagacaaaATATAAGCCTATTCCCAAAGagtgaagaaatcaaagaactgaGGTAAAGTTAaggggtgtgtgcgtgtgagtgtgtgtgtgtgtgtggtcggGGAGGGGTGGGCATGTTTGCGGGATTCTCCAGTTCCTCTTGGTTCCTGGTTAATTaagcaactatttaaaaaaaaaaaaaaaacagctttactcAGGCTTCTATATGCTAAGCCCATTCCTAAATTTGATAGTTAGATGTGGGCAAGAGGTGAGATTCAAGCTTTGTCCGTGTTACCTATCACTACATCACTGTCAACTcttgaaaaataaactgttgagagaatacactttaaaaaatagattgtcAAAGCAAGTTCTTCAGCAAGCCCTGTCAGATTCACCTACAAAATAGATTCCTAACCTTTACACTAGTTCTCTTGGCTTTCCTCTGGATTATTGCCTCTAGTCAAGCTTCTTTGCTGCACTCTTCCCCCAACCATCTCTGAGAAATGTAAAACAGATAAGTCATTCTCCTGCCCAGAGCTCTCGAAAAGCTTCTCACTGTACTTGTAATAAAACCCACCTCCCCACCAAGGCCCTCAACTGCCCATAACCCCCTATAACACGGCCTATAAGGCCTATCAAATATGGCTCTTGGCTACCTTCCCAAATTCATCTCCTTCCAGGAACTCTGAAGGTCACTTTGTGATCTAACTTCATAGACCTTCATTCTTATCCCCAATTATACCAAGCTCCTTCCCACTGTATCAGTCACAATATTCTATATCCcatttaagggcagcccaggtggctcagtggtttagcgctgtcttcagcccaggacctgatcctggagacccaggatcgagtcccatgttgggctccctgcatggagcctgcttctccttatgcctgtgtctctgcctctttctctctctctctctgtgtgtgtgtatgatgaataaataaatagaatcttaaaaaaaaaaaaaaaataaaacaccttaaGGCTGGAAATGCTCTGACCCTGGATTTTTCCATAACTGATTCCTTAATATTCAGGAACAGCTCAAATGTTATCATCTGGTCACCTCTGATCACCAGTTTTAAAGTAACataccacatgcacacacaaatatcACACCATCCTATCATCCTGTTTTGTCTTCATCAATTTGTCTACAATTGTATTGCTCACTGATTTACACTATATGACAAACCTCCActccaaaatacacacacacacacacacacacacacacacacacacacacacaggtaaatTCCTTGGGAAAGCAGATAGTCCTTGCTGAATCCCCAAAACTGAGAACAATGCCTGGAACCCAGCAGATACTCACTATTTATCGAATAACAGATTCCAAATGATAGATTCCATCTATCCCAAATGTTTCCCAAATCTTGTGTCTGCCTTGTTATTTCTAGCACTTGTTTACTACCACTTCACCTTGTTCCctcttctaaatttcttttgaTCTTCTTTCTGCTTACTACaacacaaaggaaaacagaacaaggagcataaaaaaaggacattaatggTAATAGAAAGCTACTCAGGCAATGTTATTGGCAGTGGTGCAGAAGGGCAAGGAGTTTCTTAGGAGCAGAAGCCCCTAGGATTGATCTCATCCATTAGTGCAGCTCTTAAGGACAGGATCAAAAGGAATTATGGAAGTAGCTCGTCTGTGGCCTAAAAAAAAGTACCACATGCCCTGTGGACACTCAGTCGTTCTTAAAATCTTTAATGTGCAAAAGATTCAGTAGGTGTAGAAAGGATCTAAGAATCTGCACTTTCAACAAAtgcccccaggtgattctgattgATGCAGTCTTTGAAAACTTTCAGGTCTTTGGTCACAAATAATAGCAAGGACTTAAAAGATGGTGTTAACAGGTGGATGGTTTAACCagtaaaaattatctttcttctctctctaaataagctGATTCTCAAGTCAAATTCCATTgcaatatttgttgagtattatttaaattcattggTGTTTACTAATTTCTAGGCAGCTTTTAACCATCTTAAAACTGTAATAGCTACTATTATGGGACAGCCATGCTCCATACGCTATTAACgtatttttttattaacttttttttttttttacacacatatattattcCAATTCATAGCTGAGCTTCAGGTAAGTAAGTATGGCTAACCACTAAGAAGTGACGAATTTGAAAATCAAACACATCTATATGTCACTAAAGTCTGTGTTCTATAGTCTACACGTCCCACTAACTATACCTCAATAGAagcaaaccaataaaaaaaaaaaatccagatttctaaaTAAAGACAGGGGattcttccttttaaataatCCTCGCTTTAGAAAAAGATTGCATGGGATTTCATTACATGGTGAACTTTGACAGTGTAATTTAAATACCTTAACAATGACATGGCAACTctgcaagataaataaatatgaagtgtcttttctaaaacaaataagcacCCTCTTAATCAAAATCACCAAATATTAAAGACTGGCTCACAGTTTACAGACCTAGCAAGTGATTCTCAAACTGGGCTGATATTAATAATCACTTGGGTagcaacttagaaaaaaaaaaaaaaaacaaaaaaaactctagACCTCACAGTAGTTCTTCTGAATTAGAATCTCTGGCCTATGACctccaaatctttatttttataaagctccCCAGGGGCTTCCGATGAGTAACCAGGGTTCAGAAGGACTGTTAACTCTAACCCCAGCATCTTACAAGTGCATAAACTGAGGACCGACAAGGGTGTGACCTGCCTAAAGACCTACAACTTATAAGTAGCACAACAGGTTGGAAAAATACCCTGAGTCCACCCTTAGCGCTTTTAATATCAATTtgctacttttgttttgttttgtgaaactGTACCTTTTTCCTGCGCTGCTGCTGAGGCCCTGCCCCTTTCCTACTATGCTTGCGCAATTTATTCCTTCATCTGCAAACTGGGAATCGTAATAGCGGCCATCTCTAAAGAGTTGGCATGAGGATGAAATAGCATACTGTTCATTAGGCATAAAGTACCTCGCATATACTGAGCACCCATGCGGTTGGTTACCCTGCCCACTGAAAAGCATGCCGTTTTCAGCTGGAGGGACTTTCAAAGCCACTCCAATTACAAAGCGAACACAAAGCCCATGTTCAGCTAAGTCCGAAAGGACTAAATTCAGGGTAAGGTGAAGGCCCAGAGCTTGCCTGATTCTCACACACCATTCACGGTTTCTCACTCCTACGGAGCCTCAGAGTCGCCTAGTGAATCAGTGTCAAGATGACAATCGGTAATCTGTATTTTTTAGAAGCTCCTCCCAACCTCCCCCTCCCAACCAGGTGCTTCTCTGGCAAAACCAGGGTTTGATGATCCTTAGCATACACAGTCCCTGGCCACAGCAAAGGGCCTGTCGAGTCCCAGCACAGCTATCGTGCTCTGCAGCCGGAAGAGCAGCGTCATCACACCCTGATGCAAACAACAGCTGGGGACGGCTGTGCCGGGGCCCGCGGTCACTGGGGACGGCCTCGACCCTCTCATCTCCTAAGAAACTTGGAAGATTTCGAAGATGCCGTCCAGGAATCTCCGTGGCAGACAGTGCTGCCCAGATGGCCAGGAAGACAGAAAGTGAACGCAACAGTCTCCTTTCCGAGGGTAGAGCAGCGACAAAGAGCGAGTCGGCTTGGCGGAACAAGACCCAGCGGCGCCGGAAGGTTAACGACCCTCCTGCCCTGTTGCAAGCGGTGGCCAAGAGTCTCCACCACGCCACAGGCCAGCTGCCGGAAGTGCGTCACTCCCGCCTGCTGGGGGTGCCGGGAGTTGTAGTTAACTGGCTACTTCTCTTCCGTGCCCCAATTCACCTTTTCTTCAAAGAAGCAAACACCTTGGAACCGCAGAGAAGGGCGCTTTATGAGAAACAAATCCAATCCTTCCTCTTCCAGCGGACAAAGGAAACGCTTCCAGAGCTCGTCCACAATGTCGGACTACAAGTCCCGACATGCCTCTGCAAGGCGGCCAGAGCGCCCGGCCACCGTCGTAGGTGTGGGCCGCTTGAATGGGACGTCGGGCGTAATGCGAGGCTTTCCACGGTCCGCGCGGCCGGTACCTGCTCCTCGGGCGTGAGTGCGGCGTGTGGGTCGTGCGCGTGCGCGCTCGCCggaggcgcggggcgggcgcgccgGGCCGTTGCGGGCGCGAGGCTGCTGAGCTTGGCCGCGGCGCCGCCGCGCGCCGGGAAGACCCGTCCTTGCGGGACCGCTCGCCTCGCCCCAGGCTGCGGGCAGCCCTGGCGGCCGCCGGGGACCGCAAGGGGCGGAGGAaagccgggggcggcggggcccggccTCGGCACGCGGAGGAACTGCGGAGCATGCCCCGAGACAACATGGCCTCCCTGATCCAACGGATCGCCCGCCAGGCGTGCCTCACCttccggggcggcgggggcggccgcaGCGCTCCCGACCTCGGCTCGGCGTCGGGCCCCGAGGCCCCGATGCCGCAGGGCTTCCCGGAGAACCTGAGCAAGCTGAAGAACCTGCTGACCCAAGTCCGCGCCGAGGACCTCAACATCGCCCCGCGTAAGGCCACGCTGCAGCCACTGCCGCCCAACCTGCCGCCGGTCACCTACATGCACATCTACGAGACCGACGGCTTCAGCCTCGGCGTGTTCCTGCTCAAGAGCGGCACGTCCATCCCGTTGCACGACCACCCGGGCATGCACGGCATGCTCAAGGTGCTCTATGGCACCGTGCGCATCAGCTGCATGGACAAACTGGAGGCGGGCGGCGGGCAGCAGCCGCGGCCCCTGCCGCCCGAGCAGCAGTTCGAGCCGCCGCTGCAGGCCCGCGAGCGGGACGCCGTGCGGCCGGGCGTGCTGCGCTCGCGGGCCGAGTACACCGAGGCCAGCGGTCCCTGCGTCCTCACCCCGCACCAGGACAACCTGCACCAGATCGATGCCGTGGACGGACCCGCCGCCTTCCTGGACATTCTGGCCCCGCCCTATGACCCCGACGACGGCCGGGACTGCCACTATTACCGGGTGCTGGAGCCCGTCAGGGACAAGGAGGCCTCCAGCTCGGCCTGTGACCTGCCCCGAGAGGTGTGGCTCCTGGAGACCCCGCAAGCCGATGACTTCTGGTGCGAGGGCGAGCCCTATCCAGGTCCCAAAGTCTTCCCTTGAAGCCGCCGGCGCCCGGTTGCTCTGGGCCGAAGACGTGCCCTATTCACATCTGGGCCTGGCTGCCCGCGACCCACCATAAGGgctctctccctacccccaggCCTGGGCGTTGGATCTACTGGAATGGGCTATAGCCGCTTCCTCCGGAGCCGTGGGAAGCGCGGGCGACTGGAGTGCAGCCACGGGGCCGGGTTAGGGGGCGGGGGAAGGAGGGTAGGCTGGGTTgtttcctggctctgtcactgcCACCGGGCTTTTGATTTGGGGGGAAAGGGGTAGGGGACTATCTGAAGCGCTTCCATCCTAAAgccataatgaaaatattctttttctctcttccttatgcTATACAAAATACACTAAatgcccccaccacctccccttccccggGTAAATAGGTTTTGTTTTACACTTAGGTCCTTGTACCCTTTTACTTATTGTTATAGTTTTAACTTATTGACTGCATGACCCAGTGGTTTGAATTGTTTTTAGTTCAAGTCATTGGTAAAAACTAGGCTTAAAAAGATGAGCTACTATTTAAAGTGAGCTGCCCTGCCGAATTAGTTCTCTGTGGCAGTTAAATCTTTTTTCCAGAGTTGGGGCATCACCCCCCAAACAAAACTATGCATGTAGAGGACaagatttaatttctttcctcctcttgccCAGTAGCCACATCTGGTTTACTCTGGCAGCGTCTACTAAGAAATTCAGCACCTGCATATCTCAGTGACAAGAGGTCACTTACAGATTATCTTTCCCGTGAGTCTCTAGATCTGTGAGTTGAACAGATTTCTTGATGCAGATTGACCTTTAATGCAAAAACTATATTATCTTCAAATGACTTTTTGTCTTAGTGTGCTTTAAGAGGTGATAGGGTAATTCTGTGTTTTCTGATGAGAAGATTGATAGGAGCTGAATCCTATGCTTCCAAACAACTGAATGTAAAACACCCCTAGCCAGCTGTTGAATTCCATGCCCCTGTTTACTTCCAGTATTTTCctgcaaaaatagagaaaaatgttgaTGACTGTTTCAAATTCTCTCAGGAGCTCTAATGTTCCAGGAGGCTGGTGGTTCCAGCTGTGTTTTGGTGGCAGTGTTCTCAAAACCCCTCAGAATAGTAGAGTCACTGTTTGCTTCATCCAGTGTGGTTTTCTATAGGAAGAGAGAAGGCACAGATGATCAAGGCTACAGAATAGAGAATTACCTGTACTGCTGGCCATTTTAGAACACCAAAACTTGGGACAAAATACTTCCTAACCTCTTAAACAGTTGTGCTATCtgtaattagttttatttttgtccttttagtAAGCTCAGCAACTTTACCTTGTTTACAAATGTATTTACACCATTTGCTTCAGGCTATGGAGCACTATTGTTTCCCTCTTTTTACTATTTATAGGATTCCTTTTTCACAAcacttttaataaaaacaaactgtAGAAATAAACACGTTAAAATCTGCCCAGCTGTTGTCTAAGCCCTCTTGATTGACTTGCCCAAATGGCAATCCAGTTCTAAGGTCTGCAATAAGGGGAGATTTGCTATTG
This window encodes:
- the ADO gene encoding 2-aminoethanethiol dioxygenase, with the protein product MPRDNMASLIQRIARQACLTFRGGGGGRSAPDLGSASGPEAPMPQGFPENLSKLKNLLTQVRAEDLNIAPRKATLQPLPPNLPPVTYMHIYETDGFSLGVFLLKSGTSIPLHDHPGMHGMLKVLYGTVRISCMDKLEAGGGQQPRPLPPEQQFEPPLQARERDAVRPGVLRSRAEYTEASGPCVLTPHQDNLHQIDAVDGPAAFLDILAPPYDPDDGRDCHYYRVLEPVRDKEASSSACDLPREVWLLETPQADDFWCEGEPYPGPKVFP